The following is a genomic window from Rhinatrema bivittatum chromosome 12, aRhiBiv1.1, whole genome shotgun sequence.
CATTATTTGCTTGGGGGGGTATTTTTTTCCTGCAGTCCTTTTGGATGTAGTGATCAAAGAGCACCATGcagagttcctgcctggtttccttCATCATTGCTTGCTCAATGCTCTTAAAAAGATTTGTATCTTTGTGGACCTAAAAGAGGCTTTGTCCCCTAATAATTGGTTTATTATTGCATTTAGTGTGCCAAGATGGTATTTAATTTTGAAAACCCTCTGATTGCTGTATATACTGTTTTATTATAAATATTCTCTATTATGCCTTTTTGCATTCCTCTATTAAGGCTTTCATTACTGGTGGAAGGCTACTTACTCCAAGAACCATTTAGTACTACTTAGCAACTGTAGTGCTGTTTTAAGTTCCCAATATATCATCTCAGCCATGCAACCAGACACATTGTTTTCCTTATTTCAGTGCGCAGCATAAGTCTAAGTGTGTATTTCTCTATGAATgctaagatttattttttttttcattttgcatacAGGTTCATAATTTTATGGATGTTTGCTGGGATAAATGTGTGGATAAACCTGGCTCAAAGCTGGATTCAAGGACAGAAAGCTGCCTAGTCAGCTGCGTGGATCGATTCATTGACACAACACTGTCCATCACCAGCCGGTTTTCTCAGATTGTACAGAAAGGAGGACACTGACAGTGGCTCTTCCCTCTCTAATCCACCATctccaagaaaaaaaagttttttcacaGGACAATTATGCATCCAGATAGCTGGGCTTTTTTCAGACAACGCTGTACTAACATACCAGGAAATGTCAGCCCCAGAAAATGTGTATAAAATAAACTAGTAATTTTACCTTTTAATTATAGTTGTCTTTGGAGGTGCTCTTGTTTGCATGCAATCAGATCAGCACCCTGTCATTTCCACTGTGACTTGACACAAGTACACTTTCTGCTGTCATACTTCTATGGCACATGAGGCTCATTAATGCTGAATGTACCATCACCCTCTGATACCCCGTGAGAATGGGCCGTGACCATTTCATCtcgggaattattaggaatgtgtgttcattttttttttttacccattttgtTTAGTGCATACTAAAATAAACAATACACAAAAAATGTATTGGCTGTACATCCCTGGTTGTTATGTGATGGGTACCAACTGAATAATAATATCAGATCATTTactagaataaaaataaaagcagtaaATCATGGACTTTGGTTTGACAATGTATGTGAACTGCTTGTTTGGTCATGTTAACTGTGTTTATCTGAAGATTTGTACTGTGCTTTTCTATGATAGCGGTGGGGAAAATTCATAGTAACATGGTATGGATGGCAGGAAACgaccaactggtccatccagtctgctcagcaagtttcttatagtaGCAACTGCCCCTCAGtgccagttacccccaagcctttcgttaagggtagtaaacccATAACAAACTTACTGCTggtaacatttttacagggtgagcagccttcttgatgatccagacaatgctgcttgaacatgctttgcttttggacttggcagtTGAAGCAGTCTGGTGCTTTTTCTCTGTCTGCCTTGCAGTACCCTGGATCCTAAAAGGCGGGGGCCTAGCCTTGGCTGTCTGActttaatcccccccccctttttttttttttttacccctgtcCTTGATCAAAGCCgagagcaatattgcagttgcatcaaaaacaCCACTAATTAGTTAAGAATAGTAAtctcctatgccttctgttaagggtagtatctgctgcgccgtgcAGCTTACTCTCATgcactttttcttcatttccagcttgatgcctaaaggctagaagtttttatcccatgcccttttcaatttgtttactgttttcatcctcacttCTTCTTCTGGAAGGGTATTCATCACTCTTtctaagaagaaatatttcctgatgttggttctgtgTCGTCCTCTTggtgtttcatttcatgactcctagttatagtttccttttcaatggaaaaagtttgatgttcgtgcatcattaaaacctttcaggtatctgaaggtctgtatcatctctcccctgcacctcttctcttacAGGCTCTACGTATTCAGAAACTTCAGCCTCTCATATGTCTTCCTATACAAACCCCACACAGTTTTGGTTGTCCtctagactgcctccatcctttttcagatatgatctccagaatggaacatagtactccagttgaggcctcaacaaggacctgtGTGCTTACCTGCCTGATGCTGCTTATCCTGGGTCAACACTATGGGCACTGTCAAATATTTACATATATGAAGTTGCCTATTCTGCAGAGTTGGGATACACATTACATTTGAGTATTTAGTAAGGTCTGAATTAGTCTTTGATGTGTCAATTGTTCTAGGCTTACTAGGGTTAGGATATGGGTTATAAGGCTTGGAAATTACTGCACGacgtggcagttgctacccttgagAAAAACATGGGCGGAACCAGCACAGTGTGGGAGATACTACCATACATTTCCTGGGTAGACTGGGTgggccatttggttcttttctgccgtctTTACTCGTATTAGTATGGTGCTGAAGCATTTCAAAGCCTCTTTAGAGTGAGGTTGCTTTATGGTTTGTACATAATACAAAGTCCAATAACCATAATTGATTCTTTACCCTCTGTATTGTACACagtggaagtaattttcaaaaggctttatgtgcttaaaactgggttttatgtgtgaaatgggcttttgaaaattgctacgatatattcTACCTCTACATAGGTGGGGCTGGATTTATATATCAAGCAGCCATAGGCAGTAGGGGGAGGGATCTGACTCCCACCCCGCTCCTCATGTCATCACTCTGATCCTCCCCCTATCTCTGAGTCACAGCAGCAGCAATACAACTCGAAAAGGAAAATCCACGGCAGGGCCTCTTGCCACAAGTCACATTCTCAAGGCTCTGCAGCACCCtgcccccccttcctcccacactggcttcctattactaTGGAAGGAGTGGAGCTACTGCCGGGTCTTGCAAGCGTGAGCGGCGGCGAGAGGCCACCCCTGGATTTTCTTTTTAGAGGTGTATGGCTACCAGTGCTGGAGCTGGGCCCTGCTGCATCTCGGAGGCAGGCTCCCATCGAAGCATAGGAGCAGTGGTGATGCTCCGGCACCTATCAACATGTGGCACCATGTACCCAAATCCAAGCCtgtacatgcgtaaatcctttggaaaattacccccaggGCTTTTAGTGAGGGTGGGCCTGgtctttttttgggtttgtttttttttttcatctttcaaAGACTGGTTTACTGTACACTTGTCAAGCAATCTGATCAGGATCTACTCTTTGCCAGCAGCACACGTGAGAAATATCTTCAGCGTTTGCAGACTCTGGGTATTCTTCCACCCCTGTTGGTTCTCAAGCGCTGTCAGATCTGAACAGTTAAAAGAGGTGTGTCAGCTAGAAATGTGCCTGAACATACTGGTGAGGAATCGCAGTCAGGAACTCCGCGCGTAGATTGGATACTTACGGGCTGGGCAGAGTTATCTTGATCCCTGGATTAGATCGCATAAAAACCATCAGGGGAAATCAAAAGAACACAAACATGATCGCAAAGCTCATTCCTAAAGTTTTATTAAACAGCCTAATATACCTTTTGCATGTAATCTTTATTGGACAGGTTCTACAGTTTCTGCTAAATTTCACAAACCTCCCTGGTTCTCATGTTCCACCATTTCACCATGCAATCTGCACGTTTTAATTGCGATGTTTCTGTAGGATTTGTTACTGGGAGCCTGCATGAAGCAGCCTTTACAACCTTACATGGCAGTGGTAAATATGCGTCAGACTTTCAAGAAGGCAAGTTCGTAACCTGCCCAGAGTAAAATGGGGTTAAAACCAGCCTCAAATTTTGGTTGCTCTGTGTTTTGTTATAAAACCTTCGACATGGATGAAGGCCTGGGTGTTACACTGAATCTGTAAGACTCAAAGAGGAAGGTGCAATGTCTGAAAAAGTCTTAGCAGTGGAGGCGGTGGCGCTAGCACGGATGCAGAATCTGGATATACCTGAGCCAGATGAAGGAGGGCAGTGGTGAGGTTTAGAAGTCCACTAAAGACAGCTGGGAACTGATTATTCTAATCTACCTAAAGTGATAGAGAAGGAatccagactggatggaccaactgCTTTTTAGCTGCTGTAGTTCACTTCATTTACTAAAGTTATGTGCTGGCTAGGAACTAGGGCTGGGCAGTTacgatttttgtttgtttgtggtttatttcatttctttgaaATGAAGTAAACCAAACAAAATGGCAAACATAGCAATAAAACAAATTGCAGGGCTGGGGTCCTCCCCaccagtaattaaaaaaaaaaaaaaaataatagtaatCACTAGCACTGCAAAGCTGGAAGTACCCCTCCCCCGATCCGTGGGTCTGCAGAATTCTAATCAGGGCAGCAGTGAGCCCCAGGCATTCCTGACCTTCTGCGGCCTTTCCTAAAAATGCCATTTTTTGTATGAAGGTACAGAGGCActagcagtggggggggggggggggttcagctgGTGGCTTTTTGaaattaagaaaaacaaatgaaaatgtgttttcattttgaaaagaaaatttaaaaaaatgcacatcgGTCGAATGAACTGAAAGCAAACTGACATCCTGGGCAGAAGTGCAGTGATATTACTAAGGACGTCCTTAATGATGTCCATGGTGCTCTTCCTGTTTCTTCCTGCACACATGCCTGTCTAGGTAAGGGCAGATAGCCTTTTTACACTCCCAGCACTCCAGCTTTGGGTGGGTGTACTTCATATCCTTCTTGCAGATGCGGCAGCTCTTGCCCGAGTGACCTTTCCTCTGCCCTCTGATCATTTTCCTCAGCTCTGCCTTGAGCTGGGGGTCTTGGCAGAAAGCGATGCCCACGATGCTGATTCTTTTAGGGTCCCAGACGcagtcctcctccctcccactttTGATGGCGGAGATGTTGCTGTTCGGCGGCACCCAGGCTGTGTCGTATCCTTGCTGGTGCCAGGTCTTCTGCAGGGGGTGGTTGTCACAGTCAATCTTCTTGACTTTGCCCACCCGGACTCGGAGTTTAAAGGTGACCTTGTCGTTGGGACCCGTGTTTTGGGGGTAGCACTTGGCTTTGTCGATATTCCTGCTCACATACACCCCTTTCCCCAGCATCCCACCATTTGATGGTTTAAAGCCCGATGCAATGATGGTTTTTGCCACATTCTTGTGTGTCCCGTGGTACATGGTGTATGTGCGGCCTCTTTCTGGCTCCTGGTTGGATTTTAGACGGTTGCAGTCATCCATCTTGGTTTCCCAGCCATAGAAGGAGATTGCCATTGTGAAATCAAGTCTTTAGGCctacaaggaaaaaaaatactggTTAGGAGCTGTCTGGAAGTCAGGTAATGAGTCTCTGCATTTCTTCTCTAGCTATTCTCATTAGTTTGATGCTTTTGTTACAGCCTACTGGTATTTTATAGTGTGTTAATAGTATCACAGCAAAATATTTGCCTGCATAAACATAGCTGAAGAAATGAGGAGAGCGCTTTTCTCTGGGAAGGGGCCAGTGGTGAACCCGGTGGCACAGATAAAGCAGGATGCGCAGCAGCACACCTACCCTGCATGCACTTATATTCGAGGTCTGGGCTAGCCAGTGTAGTGGGGCACTGTAAGGCAAACACAGGAAGCCTTCACCTTCCAGCTGGGTTTCAAGCAAAACTGCCAACAgacccagttccaggagggagatttttgCACCGATCCTGGTTTTGGACCTACCTGCCAATGTATCCTGGTGGTTGTAATTCCTAATTTTACCCATAGAAATCAGCACTGTAGGAACCAGCATGCAACAGGATGGGGGGCTTGTCAGAAATCCAAAATCTTCCTCCTGAAACTGGTAGCTTTGGTTTCAAGGGAGAGGTTTCTGGAGGGCTTTTTGGGGAATTAACCTGggagtttcctcctgttcctttgtattTCTAAGTCATTCGGAACCAGGGTTAgaatctggtgccatgagctttcatGTGCAACTACCGAGggatttccccctattttataagcCTCTGTCCTGAACATACTTGGTCTAGTCAGGACAGTTACCAGTGGCCACGCACCAGGCCTCCTTCAGGAGAGCCTGCAATCATGGGCTCTGAATCTGGCCAATAGGTGCCCTCCTTAAGCAACGACTTCTACCACCCACGCACCCACAGGGGCTGCAAGCACTGCCTCTACAGCATCTTCTCCCCAGCTAACCCCTGCCTAGGGGATCGAACCAGGAGACTTCAGAATGACGCTGGACAGAACTTGTCACCTGAGCCACAAGGGAGATTTTATTAAtagcttttattattatttttttttttttgcctggaagATGCATTTCAACTGGCCAATTAGAAAAGTTGTAATGACCATTCTGCTCTCCTCTCAATAAACACAGTGCAAGAGACCCCACGTTCAAGTCTCCTTTCTGGGACCAGTGGGGCTTGGGTGCGTCACCGAGGTAATGCGCTCATATCCCATGGAGAGCGCCCCTggtcaggggtggattggcctatcggggctttgggcatgccccagtgggccggtcaccccaatCATGTGATAGGTGTTGGTCGCCGCGATTCTGTACTAGGCATGTGGTCACACCAAAtggccaccccctccctcaaaagcCCACTCAAGACTCTCCTCTCTTGCGCCCTGCCTGGATTTTCCCTgacaccaatgtaagtaaaaatgtttgttttacttattcacagacagagggggagaaaaACAAACATAAGTGAGCATGACTGAATGAGGAGACGGTGAGGGTATGTATGTCACCATGTGTGAGCATTAGAGTGCAAGTGTGCAATGGAGAgaatgacagcatgtgtgagtgtgcataagtCTGAGCACGTGTATGAGCGTGACTGGACAGATGAGTCAGAGTTTGTGTgccagtgaacatgtgtgagtgtgacagGGTGAgttgtcagtgagcatgtgtgagggagagtgaatgactcagcatgtgtgtgaaagcatgcatAAGGCCGTGAGTGAAAGC
Proteins encoded in this region:
- the LOC115074560 gene encoding uncharacterized protein LOC115074560, producing MAISFYGWETKMDDCNRLKSNQEPERGRTYTMYHGTHKNVAKTIIASGFKPSNGGMLGKGVYVSRNIDKAKCYPQNTGPNDKVTFKLRVRVGKVKKIDCDNHPLQKTWHQQGYDTAWVPPNSNISAIKSGREEDCVWDPKRISIVGIAFCQDPQLKAELRKMIRGQRKGHSGKSCRICKKDMKYTHPKLECWECKKAICPYLDRHVCRKKQEEHHGHH
- the TIMM8B gene encoding mitochondrial import inner membrane translocase subunit Tim8 B, which codes for MSDFGSGLDFTSAAGMNDGGQDSAELQRLLAVEQQKAQFTAQVHNFMDVCWDKCVDKPGSKLDSRTESCLVSCVDRFIDTTLSITSRFSQIVQKGGH